The Molothrus aeneus isolate 106 chromosome 9, BPBGC_Maene_1.0, whole genome shotgun sequence region CAAAGCATCAATGCTGCATCCCTGAGACCCCCAACCCCTGCCAGGCCCTACCTGTGCAGGTGGGGATGTTTGCTGACCACTCCTGGGAAGGCAGGCACCGCAGCATGCCCACCCCTCGCCGCTCAAATCCCTCGTGGCACCCAAACTCACAGGTGGAGTTGTAGCTGAAGTCTCCGTAGGGATGGCTGCAGTTCATGGGCACTCCCTTGGGCTCCAGCTTGGCACACTGCACAACTGGGAGAGACACGGTGCCACAGCCCATCAGGAGCACCAGAACCCTGCTTTGTCACCAGGGTTTGGACTctccagcagggaaggaggggtgGGGATGGATGTCTCACCATCCGTGCACTCAGGGCCGTGGAAGCCGGGGTAGCACTCGCAGCGATAGCTCCCAATGGTCTCCACGCACTCGCCACGCTGGCTGCACaggaagggctggcaggaggctgcACACACAGGGGATGGTCATCACGAGCTGCTGACCACCCTGCCAAGGTTCCCAGCCCACCCAATCCAGCTCCAGTCCGCAGTCCCCCTGCTCACCCTGGTAGCACAGCGCCTTCTTCTTCCGGTTGCAGGGCTCGTCATTCCACTTGCCGGCCTGCTGTGGCCGCTGGATGTAGATCTCCACGCAGTCCTGGTTGGAGCGGCGGTTGTTGGGCTCCCCTAGTGCCCAGTTCTCTGCCTCCTTGGACAGCGCCTTCCCGGTGCCCACCCAGGTCCAGATGCCACCCAGCTTGCGTAAGCCAATCCAGTAGTAGCGCCCGTGGAAGGGCAGGCTCTTGTTGAGGTACTCGATCTCCTGCTGGTTCTGGATTGCCACCAGGTCGGTAAAGAAGGTCTGGCAGAAATTCCTGGCCTGCTCCCACGTGTAGTCCCCTTGGTCACTGTAGTGGTAGGTCCAGGCACCCACCTCCATCCACAGCACCATGCCTGGGAAAGAGGATGAGGTCTGGGATTGGTGCAGAAAGGATGGGAGCTGGGTCAGGGGTGGGATCCCTTGGGACATGAGGGTGGGCTAAGCCTGACATCATGGCCAAGAGAtgccagggacaggctgggtgAAAGGATTGGATGAAGGGGTGACTGTGGATGAGAATGGGACTCCATGGGTACATAAAGACGTGGCAGAAGGAGATGAGGACAGAgggggatggcacagggatgaGGAAATTGGAGGTGACAGGGTGAAGGCTGAAATGGGGCAGCACGGGAtgaggcaggcagagcacaggaggcagaggagcCCCAAGCAGTGATGCCAGCCCTCCTCCAACATAAGGATTGAAAGCTCAGCCCCATGGCCCTGTTCCCCTGCCCACAAAAGCTTCCCAAAGAGGAAAGTCCCACTTCAAGATGGTTCCATAAAGACAGTTCCTTCCTTGAGTGCAGATGTGTATACTTCAGTTTTCTTGCTTTACCCTGCTACATGAGACCCAGATTGGAGCAAGGCAGAGGAGCAAATATGCCCTCACCCTCAAAAGCATTTGGACCCCAACCTGCTCATCTGAGACAGAGATGGTCTAGAGTCTTGTAAAACTCAGTGTTGCAAAACAAGATCTTTCAAAAACAAGCTCATATTATGGTCATacccagcaggcagggcaaagCCAGAAAGTAACTGGAACCCACACCCAGAAATGAAGGGCACTTTGCTGAAACCCTGCTCTTATTTACAGCATTTCACACCGCAACTTTATGCAATCAAAGGGTTTTAGCCACAGAAAGAAGCTTCCTCCAttctccccaggagcagctaTCTCCACAACTGCAGAAAGTGATATGGGGATATCATATCTCCATATGTGCAGAAAGGGAGATGAGGATCAAAGTTTGCTCCAAACAACCAGCCTAGCTTATGCTGTATCTCAGGAAAGCATTTTATCACGCTGCAGTTGTGCAAAGATCCAGGCATTGCAGATGAGATGCAAATACACATCTTCTAAAGTCTAATTAGGGCTGTACTTTGGTCCATTGTTATACATTTTTGTAGGTAATTTCCCATAATTTGTCTGGTTTTTCTTGTGAAAGAGCAAACTATCCTCTTTGTTCAACAGAACTGAAGCTGGGGAAAATGTGGTTCCCTCTTTACCTTTTGGGAATTTGGGCCTGCAGGACAGGAACTCAAGGCAACTTCTGGAAGCCTgccccatcctcagctcccACCAACCTCCTCCTGGCCCCTGCTACTCCCCAGCATGGCTCAAGGCAGCTGCCTGCTACCCTCACACAGCCCATCCCCAAACTGAGAAGGACCAAAGTTTGACATCTGCTCCAGGTCTGTCCTCCACATGCTCTCCTACCTCTTTCCTCCAGCTCCACCAGTTACACCCTCTCTATGGCACAGCTTATCTCTCCGGTGTTATGCTACTTCTCCCTGCCCCATCTGGTACCCAAATGAGTGCTGTTTTCCTGTGGTTTGACCTCTTGCTCCCGTGGCAGCCCTGATACCTCTTCCTAGGGTGGTGCTCAGCACCCTCCGCAGTTGAGGTGCCtttgcctttttgttttctctcagaGCCAAATCTCAGCCTCCTCCTGACACTGCACTTGCCTCATTTCTGTTCCTTAGCTCAGTCACTAAGGTTCTTAGGAAAATAATTCAGCTCACAGAGGATttccagggacagagcaggcaCCAGTAGGTTTTGCTCTGTGCAATGCCAGCATGTGAAGGAAATACCCTACAGGCAGCAAAACCAAGTTAGTTTCTGTACACCTGATGTCAATTAGCAGCTCTAATTCTGTGtggtgctgccccagctgtgctaTGAACCCTTACACCCATGGGTCCTGTGACTCCATCCATGCCCAACTCCCCAGCATGAGCATGGGTGTAGGCGGTGGGTAGAGCTGCCCTGCCTTTCCCCAGTTCACAGTACAGTTCACAGTACCAGCTGCCATGCTGCATTTGGGGAACCAAACATCCTGCGGGGACCTCAGCCATGGCCTGGCCCTTCCTGGGGGAGCACAGTCTGCCTggaggctggcacaggcagggcaagccccctcccagcccagagggatccagccctggggatgggctgATGAGCCCCCAAAATAGCAATGCTACATTTCTCCAGTTTCTCAGACCTGCAGACTCCTTGGCAGCAGGGTCACACTTGGACTTACTGAGTGGGTGGTGGGTGGCTTACCCCATGTGATGGCAGCgatgcccagggaggtgccaggaGAGCCCAGAGTCCGTGTCCTCCTGGCAGATCGCAGtcccacagcagtgccctgaCAGAGAGGGAGACATGAGCATGCACATCCCAAGGGGTTCACACGTGCACCCACACCACTGCCAGGCAGTCCTGGCTCACACAAGGGCAGTCACTCGTGGCACTGGCACGCAGGCACACACGGTGTCCTGTGCCCTGGAGCCccttcctgcccagccagggctggcatcTACCTCTGCAGTcactgtgccctgtgtgcctggCAGTGTCCCGTGAGCCTGGGGTCGCTCAggcagggtgtccccagggcagcctgcgTGTGTCCCGCAGCCCCCAGCTGTGGTTCCTGTCAgtgcctgcccacagccctgccctccgCTAATCCCCTTGTGTAGGCAGACCCTCAGTCATGCCCAAGGAAAGGAGCAGTTCTTACCATGTTGGTGCCGCAGCTGCACCGTGCCCAGCCCGCAGCAGCTGTCCCTCGgtgggcagtgctgctcacGCTTCCTCCGAGCCTGCAACTCCCTGCCCCTAGCCTcttcccctcccatcccagccccgctgccagcccACATCCTGCCCCacacccctgccctccccttccctctctaGCCCCAAGAAACCCTTCTCTGAGCCCGGGGCTGGAGACAAACAGTGGGGTCAGCACTGGCCACAGTCCTCATGGACCTAGCTTGGCAGCAGCCCCATGGCATGGGAGCTGGCTGCATCCCCGCTGCCATGGGGACATGACAGCCACAGGAATGACCCACAACAAGCCAGGATTGCCCAAGCACCccagaaggaggagaagggccCCCTGAAAAGTGTTCAGCCCCAGTCCATGATGCCCAGAGCACCGAGACCTCTCTGACCTACCGTGTCCACGTGGCAGCACCTACACTGGTGGAGGAGAGAGGAGGCTGAGGTGTGATGAGGTCCCTTGTGGGCTGAGTAGGACAGTGGTTCACCACCTCCCAGCTCCATGCCAGACACTCTCCGTGCATGCAGGTGTTTTGCTCTGGCTGTGAATCTTCACATACCATTTATAAACACTTACTTACACAAcgcatttttctgtctttgcctTTAAGTCTTTATGAGAAAGGTCCAGGAATATGGCAGAGGAACTTCCTCCTGATTTATTAACATCCTTTAGGAACTTCCACCAGTGTTTCAGGAACATGTCTAATTGTGTCCACCGCCCCTTGGatcattataataattataaatagTTTCTTACCCTGTCCTGTTTGTAAGTAGAATTGCCTTGGCCAggttttctgcagaaattacTCTGCTCACTTCCAGCTAAAGCCAAACAAGAGCCATGCAGGTCACATGTATTTTCCAGTTCCAAAGAAATTGATGCTGCTCCACCAGGACATTCTAGACAAAAGGAGGAACCCATTCCACAAGAGCCATAACCCACTACAATTACTTTACTGTTGGCCAATATAAATGAACCTTGTTTCCTGTCTCTGGATATCTtccttgaaaaatgttttaatgcaGTTGTTTCTTTCTATGGAATTGCTGAGTCTGTATACCCAGTAATTCAGGAACACTTGATTTctagcagctcctctgccaagAGTGGTCAGttatgggaagggaaggagcagccaggcagacagagaggctgaggggcagctgctggggaggagacCAGCACCAAGTGCTGAGGGtcacctgggcagggtgggagctgcctCTCCTACTGGTGAGAGACTGCTGGGACTCAGAGGGGTGCTCATGGgtacacagccccagggcagagcaggctgtgcccctgccagtTTCACTTCTGCTGGAACCCAACATGGTAGGGCAGAGCAGTAGAAAAAATACTCCCACCCTTATTTTTGTAACTACAAATAGTTGTTGgtattgctttaaaaatggaatcAAGGTGTCTGAGATGCAGAGGCTGTTGCTGCTGCGAAGACAGAAAATGACCAAGTTCGAGCTCTGTGTGGAGGCAGGTGCCCCATGCCTGGGTTCAGAGAGGTGGTCCTACAAGGCAGAATGGATACTTGGCAGGATGGGGGCTTGCTTTGCAGGTAGTGGAAAAAAGTACACATGGTAGAGGGGAGAGAAGACCCGaatcagctctgctgggagctggttAATCACCAGGAGCCCTTTCACATCTCAGGTTATTTCCAAGTTTGGCTTCCCTGGAAGGGATTCAGGATGCTCCAGATCCATGCTCCTGCTggattcctgctgctctgctcaccaAGGAAGGGGCTGAGCAGTATGGGGATTTCCCAGGTGTCAGGATGGTGCATCCTGTCCCCCCAGCCATCCCTCTGAGGACACGAGCAAGCTGCCAGCTAGGGCTTTGCTCAGCATGGGCTCAAGGGAGCAGGTACAAAGACCCTTTCCTCTGTCacctctgccctgtccctctaGACCCAGGCACTGGAATGGAGAAGCGCCTCCTTTGCTgtgccccagagctgagcagcccTCGGGGCGATGCTCTCAGTGCCCTAGAGCCGTGCcgcaggctctgctcctggggaaggGGCACGGCCGCGCGTTGTTTACAGCAGAGGCTCCcgccccaggctggcacagcctgttcCCCGCCTTGTGCAATGTGTCCGCAAACCGCAGAGGAACCGAGTCACCCGACACTGCCCGGCCGGCTCGGCTGCTGCCCGCGATACAGCGGGCACCTTCCTGGGAGCCCCGCTCGCCCCGGGGAGGGCTTAACAGCCCACTGGAGGTACCCGATCCCGCCCGTCAGGGCTGTGGGGTGCTACCGGCGAGGACACACACGCCTGGGTGCAGCCCCGCTGCTGCCATCCCTCCGTTCTTCCCGGGGGACACGGGCGGCTCTCCCTGAGACTTTAGAGGCATCTCCTGATCGCGGGCAGGACATCACTTCCACCACAGGTCCCCAGGAAGAGTTTGACCCAAAGGGtgtccctgagctgcagagTGCCTTTGGGCAAGTCTGCCAGCGCACAGCTCCGGCAGCCGgacctcctcctccaccctttTATCAGTTGCTGCCCCGCCTCAAGCAGCACCTGATAAAATCTTTCTCACAATTTGAAAGCGTTTGGACACCGGGAGACGCATTAAGGGTGCTACCCTGGCTTGGAGGGACTGAGATGATTGCAAGGATTAGCCAGGACCAGAAGTCCAGGGGCAGGTACCACGTAGCCCGCACCCACAGGGACCTTGAGGcgctgggacagccctggctgtggaATGTAGGGGTAGTTTTGGGCAAATCGCTCCTGCCCACCCTATCCAGACCCTCTCAGAGATGTTTGTTTGACCTCAGCTGTAGGACAgttctctgcctcctgcctttcACTTTGAAGCTGGTGCTGGAGACCCTTTTCACTGGGCATCACTGTCACACGGGTTCCCCTGCCCATGCTCCCTGGCACCTGGCACCAGCCACATGTGCACGGCACAGATAAGGGTTTGCCAAACAGGATGCCTGGGGCATAGATAACACCGACATTATCTCGCTGCTTGAGTGACAGGGAGTAAACAAGTGACTCTGCCCACCCGGGGAATCCCAGGCGGCACCTCTGCCCTGCCAGCGAgctggggcacagggtgggTACAGACTGCtggggtgcagctgcagggatgtgccacatccaggggcagccctgagtgACAGCCAAACCACTCAGCCTACAGCTCCTAGGAACTGTGATTGACCTGcttctgccctgcctggctctccATGGCACTGTGCATCCCTGGAACAAGCTGAGACAAGCCACCGACTCACCTGACCCTGCCCCAGTAGAACCCATCCTCCTGGCAGGACAGTGGTACCAGCCACACAGGCTTGGTGTGGGGGCAGCCCAGGCACAGGAGACACTGGTAGCCAATGAACCAGGCCACCCTCACCTTGGACACCACCAGTGCTTTTGTAGCATGTCTGGTTTAATGCAGAGATTTCAACCTTCTCCCATCTCACATAGCAATCCCAGAGACAGATTCCTCTGCCTGTCACCTCTGTCACCTGCTGTGTACTATTGCATCACCTGCTGTGTACTATTGCCAgctcccctccctgggcagcagatgAACTCAGCACTGAGAGCCGTGTCGCTAGCCAGGGCTAggccctgcacagcaaaagaCTTCCTCTCCTCGGGCCAGGAACTCCTGTGGCAtctcctccagctgtgcccagctgtgtttCACCCAAGACAGAAGCAACCTGAGGACATTCTTCACCTTCTGGCAGGCCAAGGCTGAGctttcttcttctaaaagttcctctttctttcccacctccctgcttCAGCACACAGCCTGTCTGGCTCGGCTGCTGCCAGTGATGCAGCAGACACACTCCTGGGTGATGATTTCTCCCTTGGGATCTTGGTTACCTTTCTGCTCAAAGGAGTTATTGTGTTGTCTATTTGGATTAGTGATTTATTATCTGCAGATAGGGCAGGCACTGGCACAACATGTTTTAAAGTCTTTTTTGTGCCTCAACCACCTTGCTTATGTAGAGCTACAAAGTACCCTGTCTGCACTGCCCCAGCTGTTGCAaactgctgggctctgcccagtGCAGCATCCCTTGGTGTGTGACCCCAGGGACAGGGTAGCCCTGTCTGAGTCGCTGCCTCTGTGGCCATCCAGCGCTCCATGCACAGGGTGGGTGGCCCTTGCTGAAGCGGGCTCTTCCTAAGAGTCCTGACTTCTGGGGCAAGCCCctgcaagaaagaaataaaagctaaaacaaTGAGGGGAGGGCTGTTCCTAGCCACTTGTTGTCACCTTTGAAATTAATTCTTACTCCTGTGACCTCTTGCAGCGCTGCTTTAAGAGCAGGATGGTCACAGACAACAATTTAACAGTGCTTCATCCATGGGCAGAGGGGTACAAGCTCCTTCACATCtaagaagcaaaagcaaaacatcTTTTCTCCACTTTTCTGACAGGAAATGGCAAGGCAACATCGGCAGTGCTTTCCtagcttctttttatttttatttacccTTAAGGAAAAGGACTATTTTGCAGAGAGGCATCTTGGGAGGACTCACTGGCCCGACAGGAGGTGAGGCAGGACATTCTACCCCCACCCACCACTGCTGCCCTGTGCGACTCAGGCGGCCCAGCCCCGTACCGGCACCGTACCTGGCTTCTCAGGGCAAGGCGCAGCTCCCCGGGCTGCCCGGCTCCGGCCGTAGCcggccctcctctgctgcctctgcgGCTGTCACACCATCGTCACACGAAGGCTTCCCGGTGCTCTGCAAGACCTAGAAACCCGCTTTTGCCCTCCAGGCCCGGCGGTCCTTGGGCAGAGGCGTGGGGCCGGGAGCAGTGTCCTCCCCGAGGGACAGCGGCGCGGGCAGCGTGCGGGGCTGTGCGGGCTGCGGCCTCGGTCCCGTCTGCCGCGGCGGTGCCGGGACCGTACCGTGGGGGTGCCGGGGGCCGCTGTGCCGTGTCCATTGGTCCGCGGGCCGTTGCTCTCCACGATGAGCCGGAGAAGGCCTGCGCCAGGGAAGTCCATGATGACCACCCCCCAGCGCACGGGCTGCCCACCCCGGCGCCgcaggtgctggcagcagtggggatTCACAAAGCGAGCCACCTCCTCTGGGCAGGTGAAGAGCCCATTGCCGGAGCAGAAGGTGAGGTACATGGTGCTGGGGTCTCCGCCGGccgccttctccaggtgccgcCGCACCCGGGCCCACTTGCGTTCCAGTGAGAGCACGTTCCAGGCGTCGCTGATGCTCAGCTGCTCGTAGGGGATGCCCAGCACCTCCCGCGCCAGCGCCTCCAGCACCACTATCTTCCCGCGCACCTGGCCCAGCGTTGGCACCTCCTCCCGGCACCACACGCAGCCCTGTCCCTCTTCCAGCAGGCAGCGGTGCAGCTGGGCAGCGAAGCCGGGCCGGGAGAAGatgggcagctcctccttgATGCGCATAAGCACGGCCTCGCCGGGGTGGGCGCGGAGGAAGCGCAGGGTGCGGCGCAGGACGCCGCGCAGGCTGGCCCGCTGGAAGGTGCAGAGGTGGTAGATGCGGAGCTCACCCCGCGACAGCTTGCAGCGCACATCCAGGAAGCGGATGCCGGCCGCCAGCTGGGCCTCCaggccccagctctggcaccgCAGGCGCCGGCCACCGAACAGGCTGAGGGAGTCGTGGGTGCCAGGGATGGAGAggtgggagaggggcagggcgTCGGGGAGCCCCGCCATCCAGTCAGGGCAGCAGGCTGCCGGCTGGGGCACACAGTCGAAGGCAGCGCTGTGCCGGGACCATGTCTCCATAACCGGGAGACCGGGCACCTCGGCACCTGGCTggccccccagagccctgccgTGGAAGAGAACCAGACCATGAGTGGTGGGAGCATGCATTCCGATCCCACCCTCCCCAGTGGCATCCTCACCGTACCATAAAACCCTAGAACACACCATACCCTATAACCACAAGTGCCCCATATACTTTGCTGCCTGTACTTCTGTCACACTGTACTGTTCTCCTGCCACTGTCAAGCACCCGTCCCAGTACCCCCGAGCCCTGGTACGCCCCAGCCTCCCCCTCATTCACGCACCTGGGTTTGCCTGTGGCTGCGGAGCAGAGCCCAATGAGCAGGGCACGGCCGTGGGTGCCGGCGGCACACTGGCAGGTGGAGCGGGATGCCAGCCATTTACCCGGTGACTGTCATGACGCGCGTCCTGCCTCGCAAATGGCACGTGCACCTGGGATTCATCCTCAGCCCTCGGCCAAGGAGCGCACTTGACAGACACACCAGGCTGGAAAACCACCTGGCTGATCCCGACAGTAGCCATTCAGGCCTCTGCACCTCCCTCCCCAGGAATCAGGACAAACGGGATCGTGGTGCCGCGGGGCCCCTTGATGCTGCCCACGGGACTGGCTGTGCAGAGCCGCGGGGTGCCTGCATGCCTGCTCCAGAGCTATGTCCCGGGGGGACCTGGACCGCCCCGGCGAGGATTGGCGTCGTCCCTATcagagagaaaagcacagaaagtGTCCGGAGCGGGGGTCTGCGCTTGCCAGCACATCCCAAGACCTGCTCAGCGAGAGTTCCTAAGGAAATGGGCTTCATCTCCTTGCTCTTCAGGCACCAGCGACTGCTTCACAGTGGAGTCACTGCAAGGCTGCCCGGCGGGGAGTGACCCACCTCCTGcccaggggacagagctgccgAGCACCCCGGCCGGCAGCACGTGCTGAACCCAGCGGGGTTTGGAGAGGAGCCGCCGGACAAGTCACAGACCCCTCGAGCATCCCTCCAGCTCACATCCCCTCCGCCTAAGCGGGGCGAGCACAGGGATCCTCGGGGGGCGTTCTGTTCTGTCGCTGCAGGAACAGCCGGCGGGGACCGGCCAAGGGGCACCTTCCCTGCGCGCTGGGAGCAGCGCCCGGGCTGAGCGGGGGTCCCTGGGCCGCCCCGACAGCCCCGCCCTGGCCCCAGCAACGGCCCCGTGTGGCGTCCGCCCACTGCTCCCCGGGCACGGAGCGCCCGCCCGCGGAGCCGAAGCGCGGCCGcgcagccgctcccgccccggccccgcccggccctgcccgctgCTCTCGgcatggcggcggcgggcggcggcagGAGCTGCTTCGTGCTGGGCGCCTCCGGGGAGACGGGCCGGGTGCTGCTGCGGGAGCTGCTGGCCCGGCGGGCCTTCGCCCGGGTCACGCTGATCGGGCGGCGCCGGCTGAGCCTGGGCGAGGCGGAGGCGGCCGTGGTGCGCGGGCCcgggggacagggctggccgTGGTGGCGGGGACCGGGCCGGCGGCGCTGACCCTCGGCCTTCCCGCAGGAGCAGGCGGTGGTGGACTTCGAGCGGCTGGGCGAGCACGCCGCCGCCTTCCAGGGACACGACGTAGGCTTCTGCTGCCTGGGCACTACCAGGGCCAAGGCTGGCGCAGTGAGTGGGGACCCCCTGACCCCCGGGCGAGCAGGGGTCCCGcttgtcccctcccctgcccctctccctgccccgcTGACCCTCCCCTCTCACTGCAGGATGGCTTTGTCCGTGTGGATCGGGACTACGTGgcgcaggcagcagagctggcgCGGGCAGGGGGCTGCAAACACTTTATCCTGCAGTCCTCCCGGGGGGCAAACGCAAAGAGCCGCTTCCTCTACCTCCGCGTGAAGGTGagggggctgctggggtgggctCCTGATGCTCGTGCAGGAATCACGGGATGCCAGGAGGCTCGGGAAGCaagcaggagctgaggtttAGAGATGCAAATGGCTCTGGGGATCCTCTTGCTGCTGCGGGACGAGGGAGGGGGCTGGCTGGACAGCTGTGCAACTGGCTTCTTATAAAGCAGCGCAACACCTGCAATGCAGCGTCTGCCTCCCTCCTCAAACTCCAGAAACATGTGCTGGGGTGTCCAGCCCAACAACAGTTCCCCAGCCTTAAGCTGGGATAGCTTCACAGCTATGTGGGGAAGCTCAGGGCTGTGGCCAGGTGAGACATGAACTATCTCCTGATGGAAGGCctgcaggctccccagggaggaCCACACCCGTCGCAAAAGCTTTTTTGTCCATGTGTtgagtgctgcagctcccaaCACCTGCTGGACTCAGAGCTGCCTGCCAGCGCCTTGTGCCGCCTGGATCCATCCCCAGGCTGGATGCTGAGTCCAGATgctctccagagcagcctgtTGCAGTTTAGCACAGTTTAGTGATGGTTGCAAGGGTGCACTGCTGACCCGTGGTCCTTGTCCACCACAGGCCCTCGCCCCGGCTGCCTGGCCCCGAGAGCTGATCCCTGCCTGGCCTGTTCCAGCCTCACGTTGGTTTTAGTGCCATCCTGCCCTCGGCTCAGCAGCCCTTTCCTGGCTGTTCAtgggggtggcagggatggTGCTTGCACTCATCTTTGTCTCCTTTcgtcctgcctggctgctctgacaGGGAGAAGTGGAAAACCTAGTCCAGGCTGTTGGTTTTGATGACTGTACCATTCTCCGGCCAGCGTGAGTAGTGTGGAGGAGGGGGGGCACAGGATGCAGGgttgccagggcagcagggaaatgcttcactgggagagggaggaagagaaaggatacgtgagggcagggctggggagggaagtgGAGAATGCCAGCAGCTGCAAATGTAGCTCATGAATGAGCAGACtgcttcccagtgctgcagggagcaatCTCTGCAGTTTCCTATGGCCCATCCCACAGCTAGTGCCATGTGCCATGCAAGGACAGGAGCCTTGGGCTGAAAGCCTAGGTTGAGGCACATAGGTCAGAGCTTAGCTCCAGATGGACCTTGACCTTATGCAGAGGGAACACTCCCCTGTGTCCTTTCAGGTGTACTGTGCTCTTGATACCTAGGAGAACTGGAATTCTGCTTTCATCAGCACAATGGGGAAAGGAGTTTAGTGTC contains the following coding sequences:
- the HTATIP2 gene encoding oxidoreductase HTATIP2, with amino-acid sequence MAAAGGGRSCFVLGASGETGRVLLRELLARRAFARVTLIGRRRLSLGEAEAAVEQAVVDFERLGEHAAAFQGHDVGFCCLGTTRAKAGADGFVRVDRDYVAQAAELARAGGCKHFILQSSRGANAKSRFLYLRVKGEVENLVQAVGFDDCTILRPAVLLCRRQESRPMEWIAQQFLGAVARLFPTAYSVPVEMVARAMVACALQPGEGKVKVLENRAIHELGKAVPQQGT
- the LOC136560341 gene encoding LOW QUALITY PROTEIN: 1-phosphatidylinositol phosphodiesterase-like (The sequence of the model RefSeq protein was modified relative to this genomic sequence to represent the inferred CDS: inserted 1 base in 1 codon), whose protein sequence is MVCSRVLWYGEDATGEGGIGMHAPTTHGLVLFHGRALGGQPGAEVPGLPVMETWSRHSAAFDCVPQPAACCPDWMAGLPDALPLSHLSIPGTHDSLSLFGGRRLRCQSWGLEAQLAAGIRFLDVRCKLSRGELRIYHLCTFQRASLRGVLRRTLRFLRAHPGEAVLMRIKEELPIFSRPGFAAQLHRCLLEEGQGCVWCREEVPTLGQVRGKIVVLEALAREVLGIPYEQLSISDAWNVLSLERKWARVRRHLEKAAGGDPSTMYLTFCSGNGLFTCPEEVARFVNPHCCQHLRRRGGQPVRWGVVIMDFPGAGLLRLIVESNGPRTNGHGTAAPGTPTVRSRHRRGRRDRXPQPAQPRTLPAPLSLGEDTAPGPTPLPKDRRAWRAKAGF